A section of the Xiphias gladius isolate SHS-SW01 ecotype Sanya breed wild chromosome 8, ASM1685928v1, whole genome shotgun sequence genome encodes:
- the nuak1b gene encoding NUAK family SNF1-like kinase 1 isoform X2 has translation MVHIRREIEIMSSLRHPHIISIYEVFENKDKIVIVMEYASKGELYDYISERRRLSERETRHFFRQIVSAVHHCHKNGVVHRDLKLENVLLDENCNIKIADFGLSNLYHKDKLLQTFCGSPLYASPEIVNGRPYRGPEVDSWALGVLLYTLVYGTMPFDGGDHKNLIRQISNGEYKEPTQSSDARGLIRWMLMVNPERRATVEDIANHWWVNWGWKNSVCDCETQRDHGGSPMLARFIDWQNRTEPRGSGAKAAAMPQLLRQRPKKSKKENVEAGQTHCGTEDKPGLKRPKGILKTRVTEEQQSASLEEVELGQAALPQQVEGGEEASSPDREEEEPTLGGGSPAKMVPSLPKKGILKNNQQRESGYYSSPERSESSELLGGASMSLLATSPPKRVMGRKGILKRNGKYSTYSGPPSAAAVAGVLGEPPPSTESGLSRSQSRPSSIVGEDSSVLSLSPSSLSGAEWHPSTPHLRPNIRACVSAENLLQLANFKGFQAAPPLQGPKFSRGPKTKGSPGDNGSFSLLGDLEDMTQVYQQALDISSNLT, from the exons ATGGTTCACATCCGTCGAGAGATTGAGATCATGTCATCCCTCCGCCACCCACACATCATCTCTATATATGAAG TGTTTGAGAACAAGGACAAGATTGTGATCGTGATGGAGTACGCCAGCAAGGGCGAGCTGTATGACTACATCAGCGAGCGCCGGCGCCTGAGCGAGCGAGAGACGCGACACTTCTTCAGACAGATAGTCTCTGCCGTGCACCACTGCCACAAG AATGGAGTGGTGCACAGGGATCTGAAACTGGAAAATGTGCTACTGGATGAAAACTGTAATATTAAG ATTGCTGATTTCGGGCTGTCAAACCTCTACCATAAGGACAAGCTGCTGCAAACCTTCTGTGGCAGCCCACTCTACGCTTCACCAGAGATTGTCAATGGGAGACCTTACCGTGGCCCAGAG GTTGACAGCTGGGCTTTGGGGGTGCTGTTGTATACCCTGGTCTATGGGACCATGCCATTCGATGGGGGAGACCACAAGAACCTCATTCGCCAGATTAGCAACGGCGAGTACAAAGAGCCCACTCAGTCCTCAG ATGCCCGTGGACTGATCCGCTGGATGCTGATGGTGAACCCTGAGCGCCGGGCCACAGTCGAGGATATAGCCAACCACTGGTGGGTAAACTGGGGCTGGaagaacagtgtgtgtgactgcgAGACCCAACGTGACCACGGAGGCTCGCCCATGCTGGCCCGCTTCATCGACTGGCAGAACCGCACTGAGCCACGTGGTTCTGGGGCCAAAGCTGCAGCCATGCCCCAGCTGCTGCGCCAGAGGCCCAAGAAGTCCAAGAAGGAAAATGTCGAGGCAGGACAGACCCACTGTGGAACAGAGGACAAGCCAGGGCTGAAGAGACCCAAGGGGATCCTGAAGACCAGGGTAACTGAGGAGCAGCAGTCTGCCAGTCTGGAGGAAGTTGAGTTGGGTCAGGCAGCGCTGCCTCAACAAGTAGAAGGGGGAGAGGAGGCCTCAAGTCCAGAtcgagaggaggaggagccgaCTCTGGGAGGAGGTTCGCCAGCTAAGATGGTGCCCTCTCTGCCTAAGAAAGGCATCTTGAAGAACAACCAACAGCGGGAATCGGGGTACTATTCATCCCCAGAGCGCAGCGAGTCCTCCGAGCTTTTAGGGGGTGCCAGTATGTCTCTACTAGCCACCTCCCCGCCCAAGAGAGTGATGGGGAGAAAAGGTATCTTAAAGCGAAACGGCAAGTACTCCACCTACAGTGGGCCTCCCTCGGCAGCGGCAGTGGCTGGAGTTCTTGGTGAGCCTCCTCCATCAACTGAGTCTGGTTTGTCCCGCAGTCAGAGTCGACCCTCCAGTATAGTTGGGGAGGACAGCTCTGTCCTGTCCCTGTCGCCCAGCTCCCTCAGCGGGGCTGAGTGGCATCCCTCCACCCCCCACCTCCGGCCAAACATCAGGGCCTGCGTCTCTGCTGAAAACCTGCTGCAGCTCGCCAACTTCAAGGGTTTCCAGGCAGCCCCGCCGCTCCAGGGACCCAAGTTCAGCCGCGGCCCCAAAACGAAAGGCTCCCCAGGGGACAATGGCAGCTTCTCCTTGCTGGGGGACCTGGAGGACATGACTCAGGTGTACCAGCAAGCCCTGGACATCAGCAGCAACCTCACCTAA
- the nuak1b gene encoding NUAK family SNF1-like kinase 1 isoform X1: METAYISPHRGTTRPEAQRGQTSAGKPAGGDLSRPLPAPPLPAGGSPEETPASSEGRRNSGVKKHHHKHNLKHRYELLETLGRGTYGKVKKAIERHSGREVAIKSIRKEKIKDEQDMVHIRREIEIMSSLRHPHIISIYEVFENKDKIVIVMEYASKGELYDYISERRRLSERETRHFFRQIVSAVHHCHKNGVVHRDLKLENVLLDENCNIKIADFGLSNLYHKDKLLQTFCGSPLYASPEIVNGRPYRGPEVDSWALGVLLYTLVYGTMPFDGGDHKNLIRQISNGEYKEPTQSSDARGLIRWMLMVNPERRATVEDIANHWWVNWGWKNSVCDCETQRDHGGSPMLARFIDWQNRTEPRGSGAKAAAMPQLLRQRPKKSKKENVEAGQTHCGTEDKPGLKRPKGILKTRVTEEQQSASLEEVELGQAALPQQVEGGEEASSPDREEEEPTLGGGSPAKMVPSLPKKGILKNNQQRESGYYSSPERSESSELLGGASMSLLATSPPKRVMGRKGILKRNGKYSTYSGPPSAAAVAGVLGEPPPSTESGLSRSQSRPSSIVGEDSSVLSLSPSSLSGAEWHPSTPHLRPNIRACVSAENLLQLANFKGFQAAPPLQGPKFSRGPKTKGSPGDNGSFSLLGDLEDMTQVYQQALDISSNLT; encoded by the exons ATGGAAACCGCTTATATATCGCCCCACCGGGGGACAACCCGTCCCGAGGCCCAGCGAGGCCAAACCTCAGCGGGCAAACCGGCGGGGGGTGACCTCTCCCGTCCGCTCCCAGCTCCGCCACTACCTGCCGGCGGCTCACCCGAGGAGACCCCGGCAAGCAGTGAGGGGCGGAGAAACTCGGGCGTGAAGAAACACCACCACAAGCATAACCTGAAGCACCGCTACGAGCTGCTGGAGACGCTGGGAAGAGGCACCTATGGCAAAGTCAAGAAGGCCATCGAGAGGCACTCCGGCAGAGAG GTGGCTATCAAGTCCATTCGGAAGGAGAAGATCAAGGATGAGCAGGACATGGTTCACATCCGTCGAGAGATTGAGATCATGTCATCCCTCCGCCACCCACACATCATCTCTATATATGAAG TGTTTGAGAACAAGGACAAGATTGTGATCGTGATGGAGTACGCCAGCAAGGGCGAGCTGTATGACTACATCAGCGAGCGCCGGCGCCTGAGCGAGCGAGAGACGCGACACTTCTTCAGACAGATAGTCTCTGCCGTGCACCACTGCCACAAG AATGGAGTGGTGCACAGGGATCTGAAACTGGAAAATGTGCTACTGGATGAAAACTGTAATATTAAG ATTGCTGATTTCGGGCTGTCAAACCTCTACCATAAGGACAAGCTGCTGCAAACCTTCTGTGGCAGCCCACTCTACGCTTCACCAGAGATTGTCAATGGGAGACCTTACCGTGGCCCAGAG GTTGACAGCTGGGCTTTGGGGGTGCTGTTGTATACCCTGGTCTATGGGACCATGCCATTCGATGGGGGAGACCACAAGAACCTCATTCGCCAGATTAGCAACGGCGAGTACAAAGAGCCCACTCAGTCCTCAG ATGCCCGTGGACTGATCCGCTGGATGCTGATGGTGAACCCTGAGCGCCGGGCCACAGTCGAGGATATAGCCAACCACTGGTGGGTAAACTGGGGCTGGaagaacagtgtgtgtgactgcgAGACCCAACGTGACCACGGAGGCTCGCCCATGCTGGCCCGCTTCATCGACTGGCAGAACCGCACTGAGCCACGTGGTTCTGGGGCCAAAGCTGCAGCCATGCCCCAGCTGCTGCGCCAGAGGCCCAAGAAGTCCAAGAAGGAAAATGTCGAGGCAGGACAGACCCACTGTGGAACAGAGGACAAGCCAGGGCTGAAGAGACCCAAGGGGATCCTGAAGACCAGGGTAACTGAGGAGCAGCAGTCTGCCAGTCTGGAGGAAGTTGAGTTGGGTCAGGCAGCGCTGCCTCAACAAGTAGAAGGGGGAGAGGAGGCCTCAAGTCCAGAtcgagaggaggaggagccgaCTCTGGGAGGAGGTTCGCCAGCTAAGATGGTGCCCTCTCTGCCTAAGAAAGGCATCTTGAAGAACAACCAACAGCGGGAATCGGGGTACTATTCATCCCCAGAGCGCAGCGAGTCCTCCGAGCTTTTAGGGGGTGCCAGTATGTCTCTACTAGCCACCTCCCCGCCCAAGAGAGTGATGGGGAGAAAAGGTATCTTAAAGCGAAACGGCAAGTACTCCACCTACAGTGGGCCTCCCTCGGCAGCGGCAGTGGCTGGAGTTCTTGGTGAGCCTCCTCCATCAACTGAGTCTGGTTTGTCCCGCAGTCAGAGTCGACCCTCCAGTATAGTTGGGGAGGACAGCTCTGTCCTGTCCCTGTCGCCCAGCTCCCTCAGCGGGGCTGAGTGGCATCCCTCCACCCCCCACCTCCGGCCAAACATCAGGGCCTGCGTCTCTGCTGAAAACCTGCTGCAGCTCGCCAACTTCAAGGGTTTCCAGGCAGCCCCGCCGCTCCAGGGACCCAAGTTCAGCCGCGGCCCCAAAACGAAAGGCTCCCCAGGGGACAATGGCAGCTTCTCCTTGCTGGGGGACCTGGAGGACATGACTCAGGTGTACCAGCAAGCCCTGGACATCAGCAGCAACCTCACCTAA